The Trinickia caryophylli genomic sequence CCGGCAGATGCGCGAGCGTCATCTTCGACCAGAATTCGCCCACGCAGCCGGCCACAAGGTACGTGTAGCGATCGAGTTCGGCCAGCTCGCCGAGCGCCGCGATCTCACCCGAGCGCTCGTCGGGAAACGTGCGCAGGTCGAACTCCATGCCCGTCGTCAGCGTCGTCACGATCTCACGCACGGCGGCGCGATCGGTGGCGTCGAGCCCGTCGATCAGAGCAAGCGCCGGCCCGATCGATTCGAGCAGCACCTTTTCGTCGGTCACGGTTTGATGTGCCGCCGCTTCGGCCCCGATCCGGCGCGCGGCTTCGTCGTCGCCGCCCGAAGCATTCACGCGCTCCCTCAACGCAAGCAGTAGTTCGAGCCGCTTCGGAGGCGCGATCAGGGTCGTGTCCGCGATCGTATCGGCGGCCCGCGCCAGCAGATACGCAAGCGCGATCGGATCGCGCATGCCGGCCGGCAGCACACGCAGCGTGAGGTAGAACGAGCGTGAAACGCCCTTGAGCAGCGGGCCGAGCAGATAGCCTCGAGCGGTCTGAGACATGGATGCGGTACTTGTCGAATTCGGTGAGTCCGGCACGATCGGAGCAAGCGCCCTGCGGGAAGACGGCCCAGGTGCCGAAACACGGACTCCAGCCGGCCGATGAAGCGCTCGCTCGCGCCGACGTACGGCGCAGCCGAATTGTAGCCGCGTGTGACCGCGCCGCGCCGCCAGCACGCCGCAGGCACGCCCATATTCCTCGGGACCGGCGGACCACGGCCCGCCGGTTCTGGAATTACGCACGCGGTCTGTCCACGCCCATCTCACCTCTGCCGCGCGCTTGCGGACCGACCATCGACACGAGCGCGAGCCCGAGCAGGATCGCCGCCATGCCGGCCACGTCCTTCGGCCGCAAAGCATTGCCGAGGAAGACGTAGTCCATCAGCGCCGTGACCACCGGCACGAGGTAAAAGAGGCTCGTCACGTTGACGAGATTGCCGCGTCGCACGAGCACGAAAAACAGCAGTTGCGCGGCAATCGAGATCACGATGGCAAGCCAGAAGAGCGAAACGAGGAACGGCATGTCGAACGCCACCGCCCACGGCTCGAACGGCGCGAAGAGCGCGCAAAGCGCGAAACCGACGAAGTTCTGCAGCGGCAGCACATCGACCGGCCCCTGCTTGATGCGCTTTTGCGCGATCGCGCCCACGGTCATGCACACGAGCGCGAGCAGCGCGAAGGTCATGCCGTCGGCTGTCGAATGCAACGTGCGATCGTCGAAGAGCACGATCGCCGCCAATCCCGCCAGCGCGACGATGAGCCCGGCGATGCGTTGTACCGAAAAGCGCCGCTCGGTCGCGAGCAACGTCAGAATCGGCTGTGCCCCGAGAATCACGGCGGCAATGCCGGGCGTCAACCCGCGCTCGAGCGCCAGGAAATAGCAGATCGAGTAGCCGCCCGTGAGCAGCGCCCCCGCGCCCGCCACCTGCAGGCGGGTGCCGCGCGCCGGCAGCCATCGCCCGCGCGCCGCGCCGACGACGGCAAGCACGAGCGACGCGAGCGCAAAACGCAGCAGCAGAAAAGCCGCGGCGCTCGCATGCTGCACGCCCAGTTCCGCGAAAATGGCGCCGCTGCTCCAAAGGAGCACGAACAGCGCCGTTGCACCATATGCCGCGAAAGCGGCTCTGATGGAAGCCATGAACAATCACCTGAATGTCGGATGCGTTGATCTCGCAGGCATGCCACGACACGCGCAGCCTTATGGCAACGCGGGAGCGTCGGTCGACAGCCTGATCGGGAAAACGGAGTTCGGCGCTTAGTGGCGCACGACTGCCGCGCAAGGCGGTGCAATTGCTGCCACGACAGCAACTGCCACGACCGCTGCGACTGCAGCGGCAACGTGCCCGCCGGACGGCGGCGACAGGACAACAGGAGGCGAAGCCACACCGCACGCGCGTGCCGCGCCGCCGGCATGAATGCCGGAGTGCGAAACAGCGGTGATTGCGGGCGAGGCGTTCGTCATGGCGTGAAAGATTCGGCTCGAATACGAAACGAGCGATGCGCTAGCTTAACCGCATAAAACAGCGAAGGCAATCGATTCCCCCGACGATTCTCCGCCGATCTCCGCTGCATCGGGAAGCTCGCAAATCGTCCGCCGCCTATACTCGCGAACGTATCGACTCCGGCTGCGCTGCGCGCGCCAATGCCATGTCCGTCACGACCTTGGCCGATATCGTCCTGCTCGTCCATGCATGCGTGGTGCTCTTCATCGTCGGCGGCTTCGTCGCGATTCTGATCGGGCACCGGTTTGGCTGGCCGTGGGTGCGTTCGCCCGTTTTTCGCTTCGCCCATCTTTGCGCGATCGGCATCGTCGCTCTGCTCGCGCTTTTCGACGTGCCATGCCCGCTCACCTGGTTCGAAGGCTGGCTCAGGCAGGATCGGACGATGCCGCAAGGATGGGTCGCCTATTGGGTTGCGCGCCTGCTTTATTACGATCTGCCGACATGGGTCTTCACGGCCGCCTATGTGGCGTTCGCACTCGCCGTGCTCGTGGCCTGGCGCTTTGTTCCGCCGCGCACACGCCGTTGACTGCGGCGCTCTTCGTTGGCGAGGTCTATCGCACCTGCCCCGCCGCGAGCAGTTGCGCGGCTCTGCGCGCGACAGCGTCAGCCTCGCGCGCCCGCCCGGTCTCCCTGTAGAGCCGCGAGAGGTTGCCGAGCACGCGGGCGTAGTCCTGGCCGTGCGCGGCCGGGTCCGCACGCGCCAACACCTCGTAGCGCGCGATGGCCTCGCGGTAGGCTGTTTCCGCCCCCCGCGCGCGGTGCGTCCGGCTCAGCAGCACGCCCAGATTGTTGAGCGTGCGGGCCTCGTCGGCCCGGTAAGCCGCCGGCTCTCGCCGTGCGAGACGCCGAAAGATACCGAGTGCTTCGCGGTATGCGCGTTGTGCGCGCTCGGGGTGCGCTTGCGCACGCTCGAGCGCGCCGAAGTTCGCCAGCGTGCGCGCAAGATCGGCACCGTTGAGCATAAAACTCTCCGCAGCCAGTTGCCGGCGCAGCGAGAGCGCTTCGGAATAGGCGCCGTAGGCGGCCGCGCGATCGCCCGCCGCCGAATAGACGTTGCCGAGGTTGCCGAGCGTGCGTGCGAGCACGGGCCGGTATAGCGCCGGCGAACCGCTCACGAGCCGGCGCTGGATGCCGAGCGCTTCCTCGTAGGCGCGCTTCGCATCGTCGTTGAGCCGCACGGCCTCGTACAGTACGCCGAGATCGTTCAGCGTCGCCGCGACGGACGCTTCGTAAGCCCTCGGGTCCCGTTGCGCGAGCGCACGTTCGAGATTGAGCGCCTCCCGATAGAGATCGATGGCATCGCCCGGCCGCTGCGCGTCGCGATAGAGCAGCGCGAGGCTTTCGAACGTCGTGGCGACAGCCGGGGCGTAGGTGGGCGGATCGGTGCGCGCCAGCGCCCAGAAATGCGCGAGCGCGCGCAAATAGGCCATTTCCGCATCCTGCGGCAATTGCAGCGCGGCATACAGCCGTCCGAGCCGGGCCGAGGTACGGGCGATCGCCGCGCGCCAGCGAGCAGGATTGTCATGCGCCAACCGTTGATACCGCGAAAGCAGCGCTTCGTAGACCGGCTGGGCCTGCTCGTATGCGCTCTCTTCATCGAGCATGTCCGCATAGGTGGCAGCCGCCTCGATGTTGGCGGGCTGAGCCGCGTAGGCGCCCTTCGCATAAACCAGCGCGCGATCGGGCGCGAAGCGCAGCCATTCCACGGTTGCGGCCGTGTGCCGGCGCGCCGCCAGAAGCGGCGGATCCTGGCCCGGTTCGGCGATTTGCCCGGCCAGCAGGCGCGCGGCGGTATCGAAATCGAGCGAGGCGATCGCGTGGTCGACTTCGAGTTCGCGGGGATCGGACGTACGCGTCACCGACGTGTCGTGGCGCAAGCGCCAATAACGCTCGCCCCAGCGGCGAGCGAGCGCCACGAAATCGAGGCCCGGGCTTGCGCGCGCGCGGGTGGCCAACGCAACGAGCAAGGGCGCGAGGCGGTGCATGGCCTGCGGATCGGCGCTCGCCGCCACGGCGGCCATGATCGAATTGGCGGCATGCGCGAATGCGGCGCGGCGATTGCTGTCGAGCCCCGCGCCGCGCAGTCCGGCCTCGAGCGCCTGCACGAGCTCGCGCGCGGATGCAGCGGGCAGTCCGCAATCGGCATCGAGCCGCGGTGCCGGCGCCCCACGCTCGGCAAATACGGGCGAGCAGGCAGGCCCGTGCGCGGCCTGTCCGGGCACCTCGACGAAGGCCCACGCGGATGCCATCGCAGCCCCCGCCAAGGCTGCGCCGGCGCATCGATACCACGACTTCCCGCTCATGCTCGTCATCCCGCCGCGGCAGCGCATTCCCGCCCGCTATTCGCATCAGGAACGTTCGCGCCGCTTTAGTATGTTAGGCAGCGTACGCCCGCTTGGCATCGCCAATTGATCTTTGGCGTGCCGCGACACATAGTGGCCCGGAATATTGCGCGCTCGACGCCTCCATGGGCGCACCGCTTCCTTCCCGATGTTTGCGCTTCGCCCGCGCCTCCGGGGCGCCGAGGCGAAACGACGTTCGCTCGCATGCTGGCGGCGCAGCACTGGCGAGCCCAGGGCGCCACGATGTCTCCCGCTTCCCCGTCCGGACGAACGAATCCGCCACCGATGCGCACGACACACACCGCCTGCCTGCGTTGCGGCGCGCCCGTGTCCGGCGCGTGGCGGCACTGCGCGCGGTGCGGCCTGCGATTGCTGCCGCCCAGGCGGCCGGCGGGCCCGCTCGACGATACCGGGCCTGACGAACCCGGCGATCGGATCGACGATCACCCGGGGCCGCCGGTACCGATGGAGCAACCGCCACTGCGCGAACGCATCGTCGGACAATTGCCGCGCCGGTGGAGCGCCGCCGACGCGAATGGCGCCCGGCGCTGGAGCCTGCCGGCCGGGCTCGCCCTCACTCTGCTCGGTTTTGCGTTGGCCTTTGGCGCTTATGTGATCGGCGAGGACGAACGCGACGCAGCGCCCGCACAAGTCGAGCGG encodes the following:
- a CDS encoding DMT family transporter; its protein translation is MASIRAAFAAYGATALFVLLWSSGAIFAELGVQHASAAAFLLLRFALASLVLAVVGAARGRWLPARGTRLQVAGAGALLTGGYSICYFLALERGLTPGIAAVILGAQPILTLLATERRFSVQRIAGLIVALAGLAAIVLFDDRTLHSTADGMTFALLALVCMTVGAIAQKRIKQGPVDVLPLQNFVGFALCALFAPFEPWAVAFDMPFLVSLFWLAIVISIAAQLLFFVLVRRGNLVNVTSLFYLVPVVTALMDYVFLGNALRPKDVAGMAAILLGLALVSMVGPQARGRGEMGVDRPRA
- a CDS encoding DUF2784 domain-containing protein; translation: MSVTTLADIVLLVHACVVLFIVGGFVAILIGHRFGWPWVRSPVFRFAHLCAIGIVALLALFDVPCPLTWFEGWLRQDRTMPQGWVAYWVARLLYYDLPTWVFTAAYVAFALAVLVAWRFVPPRTRR
- a CDS encoding phytoene/squalene synthase family protein, with product MSQTARGYLLGPLLKGVSRSFYLTLRVLPAGMRDPIALAYLLARAADTIADTTLIAPPKRLELLLALRERVNASGGDDEAARRIGAEAAAHQTVTDEKVLLESIGPALALIDGLDATDRAAVREIVTTLTTGMEFDLRTFPDERSGEIAALGELAELDRYTYLVAGCVGEFWSKMTLAHLPGSFKDTPARMIGRGVRFGKALQMTNVLRDCARDLRIGRCYLPASMLARHGLTPAMLLTADASMRARPLMLELVEHTLALYDDALAYTLAISRGAIRLRLACIWPIAIGLETLRLLVDNDRWLDPQAISKIGRKQVYRIMARSVVAVASDTALRAWIGGLARRVRMRMAAPASANCAAVK
- a CDS encoding tetratricopeptide repeat protein, whose product is MASAWAFVEVPGQAAHGPACSPVFAERGAPAPRLDADCGLPAASARELVQALEAGLRGAGLDSNRRAAFAHAANSIMAAVAASADPQAMHRLAPLLVALATRARASPGLDFVALARRWGERYWRLRHDTSVTRTSDPRELEVDHAIASLDFDTAARLLAGQIAEPGQDPPLLAARRHTAATVEWLRFAPDRALVYAKGAYAAQPANIEAAATYADMLDEESAYEQAQPVYEALLSRYQRLAHDNPARWRAAIARTSARLGRLYAALQLPQDAEMAYLRALAHFWALARTDPPTYAPAVATTFESLALLYRDAQRPGDAIDLYREALNLERALAQRDPRAYEASVAATLNDLGVLYEAVRLNDDAKRAYEEALGIQRRLVSGSPALYRPVLARTLGNLGNVYSAAGDRAAAYGAYSEALSLRRQLAAESFMLNGADLARTLANFGALERAQAHPERAQRAYREALGIFRRLARREPAAYRADEARTLNNLGVLLSRTHRARGAETAYREAIARYEVLARADPAAHGQDYARVLGNLSRLYRETGRAREADAVARRAAQLLAAGQVR